The genomic stretch ATGGTGAGTTGCCATGAAAGAGTAATGTTTGAGATGTGATGAGTTTGGTTCAGAGAGGAGAACGTGACAAACATTGATAGAGTTGAGTTGTATTACATGCATTCATGAATGGTAGAGTTTCCCGGTTCAGAGATGGGGCTTTGGGGCGGCCCGGTTCAAAGAGGGAACCGTTGCGGGATGTAAATCAATAACAAACCTCTGATCATCCAAAAaatttggtaccacatgcatatagaGTTGAGTTGCGAGTCCGGTTGAGAGAGGGGAACATGACAAGCATTGACACAGTTGAGGAGTCGAGCATTACATGCATATCTGCATTGAGTTTGAGTTAACTGCTAATATGAGTTGATGCGAACGGGTAATTTATTGTGTGAGTTGATTGAAGTGTTTTGTATAAGTTTATGTTATCGATGTTGTTCTTGTAGTTGATATGAGTTGTGAGAGTAATAACATGCTGCTTATCTATCTTTGTTGTTTATACATACTATCTATGTATGATTGTATTTTACCCATTTCTGTTTGTTGTGTGCTCCTCTGGGGTACATATGAACATATACAAGAGTAGATGTTTGATGCTAGAGGATGACCTTGTGCCTCTTTAGTTATTTATCATTCGGGTCTTAGTGGAGTCGCTCAGATATGTAATACTGGGGAAtaaacactacgccaaaaatgacttttaacagcgcatcttagacagcgcttttaaaagaaagcgctgtctaaggttaaaattaaaataaaacacggaaaatgttccaaaaaaataatgaaagcgctgtctaagggggggtcttagacagcgctttctaaaagcgctgtctaagaccccccttagacagcgcttttagaaagcgcttttaaatatagaccttagtcagcgcttttgataaagcgatgtctaaagtctttaaattaaaaaaaaaattaaaaccaaaagcgctgtctaagggggggtttagaaagcgcttttggaaagcgctgtctaaggcataccttagaaagcgctttccacaaaagcgctgtctaaggtctaattaaaataaaatttcagactccatttcaattttcgttctctgttcttttgttttccctcctgcgaaTGTTGAAACCCTATCAGCGAAAACCATAACACATATGTGTAGTAGCGATTTGATATGTCGATTTTTTCTCCCACTTCTTCCACTCTTCCTTCTCATTCTCCAATTTCATCACCATGCTTTTCCCGCTTCGTCACCGCTTCATTCGGCCGTCGCATCCGCCGCCGCAGCCGCCGTCACAACAAACTCAAACCTTCCATCCCTACCACCACCACAACCACAACCTCTTTCGAACCCAAGCTCGAAGCCGTAATAGACCTCACAATCTTCCCTTCCTTCCATTCCAACATTCGTCAATTCGTTTCCTCCGGTGAAGCGGCATACCGCGATTTACAGACCTTGTTCACTCTCGACGAAAATCGCAGAGTCGTCGTTTCGTGCCGGCCTTCCACTATTCACTTCGTCGGAACTTCAGCTGCTTTGACTCTCGTAGCGTTTTCTGTTTTTAGAGTATTAATTGAATTGGTTTCTAGGTTAGCGCCGTGGCGGCGAAACGCGTCTGGTTATGGTAAATCTATGGTGCGCAGAGACCGGAGTCTTGGAGGGAAAGAGGTGGTTGTTGGATTGGGTTCCAGGAGCGGCGTTACGGCGCCGATTAAGCGGTCTTTGAAGAACAATAAGGTTGCAGTTCAAAGGAAATTGCCGAAATGGTGGCCAATTGTTAATAATCCCAATCATAGTGATTTTGATTTTGACCTAAATGAGCAAGAAGAATACAGAAGAGATACTTACAGACTGGTTCGAGGTTTTTCTTACTCTCATTTAACACTTTTTGCTTTTACTTTAcaaacttttttttttgtttattaacTCAACTGTTATCTGTTTATTTATGCACTTTCTTGTGTTGTATTGTAGGTAAAGACACTCTTCTAATTTCTCTACTGTTTTCCATCCTTTAATTCAAGTTGCAACTTACCCACTTGATTTCCAGCAATTATTGACAGTAGAATGGCTGCAAAAGACATCTCTGAGGGTGATATCATACAAGTTAGTTTTTTCTCCCACTGATTTACTTTATTCGATTATATGTAGTATGTGACAGAATTTGTATCCAACAACTGTGAAATCGGCGATGTTGTGACAGAATTCTCTCTAGGAATGGGTCTTCTCACCATCATTAGAAAAATCAAAAAGAAGGAAAAGGAAATGCGAATTCTTATGGTGTAAGTTTAGCTTCCAATTCCTTTTTCTTTGCTCTAGATTTTACTACATTAATTAATAGTTGAGATTTATATGCAGTGGGTTGGACAATTCTGGAAAAACTACAATCGTTTTGAAGATTAATGGGGAGGACACTAGTGTCATTAGTCCTACCCTTGGCTTCAACATCAAAACCATCGCCTACCAAAAGTAAAACCTTGCTTTATTTTCACCCCACAAATCACTTTAATTATATATGCATATCTCTGCTGCtgtccatttttatttttgtcGATTGCTAATTATGTTAGTCATCATTTTTTGGGAATATGTGAATAAGAATAAGCTTCGTTAAAGTTTCAACTGAACATGGTTTATGCATTTTTCTGTGGCAAAGTATTATTCTTTTGTTTGATGGGGATAAACACATGATATTGCTTCTTAATTTGATTGTGGTATATTCTAAAACATGTTAGTTTTTTTGCTTTAAATTCTTTGAAAGTATTTGCTTGTGATTTCCATTTACAAAAAAAATTGCTTTTGATTTCCCTTTATAGTTACACAACATGCCAGGTCATTCTTCATATGTTAGCCTTTGTTTTGATGAGTTTCTTGCGTTGATTTACTATATTCTAGAATGCTGGG from Lathyrus oleraceus cultivar Zhongwan6 chromosome 7, CAAS_Psat_ZW6_1.0, whole genome shotgun sequence encodes the following:
- the LOC127104778 gene encoding uncharacterized protein LOC127104778 translates to MSIFSPTSSTLPSHSPISSPCFSRFVTASFGRRIRRRSRRHNKLKPSIPTTTTTTTSFEPKLEAVIDLTIFPSFHSNIRQFVSSGEAAYRDLQTLFTLDENRRVVVSCRPSTIHFVGTSAALTLVAFSVFRVLIELVSRLAPWRRNASGYGKSMVRRDRSLGGKEVVVGLGSRSGVTAPIKRSLKNNKVAVQRKLPKWWPIVNNPNHSDFDFDLNEQEEYRRDTYRLVKTLF